The sequence TTCGTAGAGATCGATGTCCTCGGGCTTCCTGCCCGCTTTCCTGAGCGCGTCGCGGATGGCGTAGCCCGGCGTGATGGCGAACCACTCCGGGGCGGTCGCGTTGTGCCCGGCCTCCGCGATCCGCGCCAGGGGTGTGAGACCGAGGGCGGCGGCTCGGTCCGCCGCCATCAGAACCACCGCGGCGGCCCCGTCGTTGACGGACGGGGCATTGCCGGCCGTGATCGTCCCGTCCGCCTTGAAGACGGGCTTGAGCTTCGGGAGTTTCTCCAGGTTGCCCCGCTTGGGGTCCTCGTCCTCCTCCACCAGGGTGGTCCCCGTCTTCCCCGCCACCTCCACCGGCACGATCTCGGCCTTGAACTTCCCGGCCTTCTGGGCGGCCCAGGTCCGGGTATAGGACTGGGCGGCGTACGCGTCCTGCTGCTCCCGCGTGAGGCCGAACTTGGCGGCGCACAGCTCGCCGCAGGCCCCCATGGAGAGGTTGCTGTACACGTCCCAGAGGCCGTCCAGGATCATGCTGTCCACCAGCTCCGCGTGCCCCATGCGGTACCCGGCCCGCGCCTTGGGCAGCAGGTAGGGAGCGCCGCTCATGCT comes from Candidatus Methylomirabilis sp. and encodes:
- a CDS encoding acetyl-CoA C-acyltransferase — its product is MRDAVILSGARTPIGSFNGSLASVPAPRLGAAAIGEALRRAKVEPGRVDEVLMGNVVSAGVGQAPARQAAIFAGIPETVGATTVNKVCGSGLKAILLGAQAIQVGAADCIVAGGMESMSGAPYLLPKARAGYRMGHAELVDSMILDGLWDVYSNLSMGACGELCAAKFGLTREQQDAYAAQSYTRTWAAQKAGKFKAEIVPVEVAGKTGTTLVEEDEDPKRGNLEKLPKLKPVFKADGTITAGNAPSVNDGAAAVVLMAADRAAALGLTPLARIAEAGHNATAPEWFAITPGYAIRDALRKAGRKPEDIDLYEVNEAFAAVALAAIQVAGLDPARVNVNGGAVALGHPIGATGARLVVTLLHALQDRGGRRGVAALCLGGGEGMAVIIERV